ATACAAACTGCAATAAATACTACTTTTTTCATAAATAATGGATTTTCGTGTTAAATGTACATATTTTTTATGAAACTGCTAGAATTTTTCTTCTCATCAATAACGTTAAACTGTACCATTTTATTTTGAGTGCGTGTAATTATGTTTTTGGTAATGGGTTTTCCAGCATTCCATTCTGTAATTTTTAACCATTCTTGTATGTCTTCTAATTGTTGCTCGTATCTTTCGGCTAAAATTTTATCAATATTTTTAGTCTTTTTAAAGTCTTTTGTTTCATTATTAATAATGTCTAAAACTTTTTTAACTTCGTTAAAATTGTTTTCTAAAACTTCGTTTCTAACAGCAATAACAAAACAAGGCCAAGGAGTAGGGCAGTCGGCAATTCTTCTAAAAGTACCGTTGTCTACCAATGGTTTTGTTGTAAAATGTTCCCACATAAAATAATCGGCTTCTCCGTTAGTTAAAGCATCAATTCCGCCTTGTAAATTACCAATAACTTTAAATTTTAACTTAGAAATATCCCAACCTTGGTTGTAGGCATTTACAATGGCCATTAAATGAGATCCAGAGCCAAAGCGACTAATAGCAATGGTTGCGTGTTCTAAATCTTTACTGTTTTTAAAAGTTGATTTTGCACCTACATGAATAC
The nucleotide sequence above comes from Polaribacter butkevichii. Encoded proteins:
- a CDS encoding substrate-binding domain-containing protein, coding for MTNLKIGGVPEHFNYPWYTTLKNKEYNKQNINLRWQDYPGGTGAMCKALRNGEVDIAIVLTEGIIKDIAAGNPSKIVQTFVQSPLIWGIHVGAKSTFKNSKDLEHATIAISRFGSGSHLMAIVNAYNQGWDISKLKFKVIGNLQGGIDALTNGEADYFMWEHFTTKPLVDNGTFRRIADCPTPWPCFVIAVRNEVLENNFNEVKKVLDIINNETKDFKKTKNIDKILAERYEQQLEDIQEWLKITEWNAGKPITKNIITRTQNKMVQFNVIDEKKNSSSFIKNMYI